Proteins encoded in a region of the Bombina bombina isolate aBomBom1 chromosome 12, aBomBom1.pri, whole genome shotgun sequence genome:
- the C8G gene encoding complement component C8 gamma chain — protein sequence MSVHTAILIFAIFCAPCALAQKGKKPEINPIDKIASQANFNLNQFAGKWYLVAVASECNYLKENNHEVEATIIKTSVSKGIKEVEHLAVSTFRKLDGICWEIRQEYQHNKNKGRFVVKARGSRGKLDVVIAETDYQKYAIIYYQRQRKITIKLYARTAAVTDDITRRYEQLVSQQGIDMEFIYYFPTYGYCETADQFHILKDLPK from the exons ATGTCTGTGCACACAGCCATCCTGATCTTTGCCATTTTTTGTGCCCCTTGTGCACTGGCACAAAAGGGCAAGAAGCCAGAGATTAATCCTATTGACAAGATAGCAAGTCAGGCCAACTTTAACCTAAACCAG TTTGCAGGGAAATGGTATCTGGTTGCCGTGGCTTCAGAATGTAATTATCTAAAAGAGAACAATCACGAGGTAGAAGCAACAATAATTAAAACATCAGTATCCAAGGGCATCAAGGAAGTCGAGCACTTAGCTGTCAGCACCTTCAGGAAGCT GGATGGGATCTGCTGGGAGATCAGACAGGAATATCAGCATAACAAGAACAAGGGCAGATTCGTAGTAAAAG CTCGAGGATCCAGGGGAAAGTTAGATGTGGTGATTGCAGAGACGGATTACCAAAAGTACGCCATAATCTACTACCAGCGGCAAAGGAAAATAACCATCAAACTGTACG CTCGGACCGCAGCTGTGACCGATGACATTACCAGGAGGTACGAGCAACTGGTTTCCCAGCAGGGCATAGACAtggaatttatttattattttcctaCTTATG